ACGCGGCGCGCACTGGTCGAGCGCCTGGCCATGGGGCCGGCGTCGGTGACCGAGCTCGCCGAGCCGCACGGGATGTCGCTCCCGGCGATCGTCCAGCACCTCAAGGTGCTGGAGGAGGCCGGGATCGTCACCTCGGAGAAGGTCGGCCGGGTCCGGACGTACCAGCTCGCCCCCGACGCCTTGAGCGTCGCGGGGGAGTGGGTCGGCCGCCAGCGGCTGCCCGCCGAGCAGCGGCTCGACCGTCTCGATGTGCTCCTCGCCGCCGATCCCGGCACCCATCGCAGGCCCGACAGCAAGGAGAGCTGACATGAGCACCACCACCGCACGTACCCAGACCCACGCCACCTTCGTCCTGGAGCGCGACTATGCGGCTCCGGTCGACCGGGTGTGGGCGGCCTTCGCCGACCCGGACCTCAAGAAGCAGTGGTTCGGCGGCGGCGACTTCGAGGACGTCGAGGTCTCCGAGGACTTCCGCGTCGGCGGCGTCGCGATCAACAGCGGGACGATGAACGGCCAGCGCAGCGAGTTCCGTGCGACCTACACCGACATCGTGGACCGGGAACGCATCGTCTACGTGTACGACATGTGGAACGACGGCGTGCACGCGTCGACCTCGATCACGACCGTGGTCCTCGAGCCGACCGAGGCCGGGACGCACCTGACGTTCAC
Above is a genomic segment from Aeromicrobium chenweiae containing:
- a CDS encoding ArsR/SmtB family transcription factor, translating into MVKYEERLDRVFRALADGTRRALVERLAMGPASVTELAEPHGMSLPAIVQHLKVLEEAGIVTSEKVGRVRTYQLAPDALSVAGEWVGRQRLPAEQRLDRLDVLLAADPGTHRRPDSKES
- a CDS encoding SRPBCC domain-containing protein, with translation MSTTTARTQTHATFVLERDYAAPVDRVWAAFADPDLKKQWFGGGDFEDVEVSEDFRVGGVAINSGTMNGQRSEFRATYTDIVDRERIVYVYDMWNDGVHASTSITTVVLEPTEAGTHLTFTEQGVHLDGVHGPGPEAAAGREHGTGWLLDRIADVVERA